The Flavobacteriales bacterium nucleotide sequence TGGATTTCAGGGATTTCTTGGATTTTTGAGACACAGCAATCTGGTAATTGGAACCGACAAATTACCGAGGTGGGATGGGAAGGTTTATTCAAACTGTTCTCATGGATGGATTTAATTACCCCGTTTTAACATATAGGGTAAATGTTTGAGTCAGACTCACCCATCCCACTTATTTTTCTTCAGCGCGAAAATCCACAAAGAGCTATTATTCGACCAAAGTCAAACATTGGTCATTAAGGCAAAACCTCGTAAGTAGGCTCTGAGCCATTAAAATATCGCAGGAAAAGCTCTAGGAATAAACGAATTCAGATGTTACGATCAAGAAGAAGGCACTTGCTGACCTCGTCAGTTGGGGTGCGCGCATGGTTAAAAAAGGGGCGAGTAGATTATGTGAACCAGAGCATGTAGAACCACCTAACCTACTCTAAATACTACCCGCCCCAAGCTCAATCTGCGTGCTAAGTTCCATAAATTGTGTATTGGCGGTATAACCAATCCGAACCAAATAATTGCAATTATATACTAATTCAAGCCGTAAGGGCATGATGAATAACACCGACACATTAACGTGGATGTTGGGTCAGCTTTGCTCCAGAAGGACAAGTACCACCGCCAAGAGCGTGTTCTTGAATAAATGCTAAGAATGATATATCACACTCCATACATCAAATTTATATTGCTATCGTAATTGAGTGTGGATGTAACTCCAGAGGTTGGCCCGGAAATGCAAGGCATTACAAGCTGTCTCTGATGCTTCTTCCCACTTCAATTCACTGTCGCCACATAAGGTTTGCAATAGGTTCCATGCTAGAGGGCCGTGATCTTCACCATCCAGTTCGATATGACGTTCGACATAATACTGGAATTTTGGTACTGGCAAGTGGAGAACATTATCGTTCAGTATTTTAGAAAACATCTTTGGTATCACGTCTTCTCTTCCCAAACTAAATGCGGCCGCCATGCAGTGTGTCTTTCCTGTTTCGATGGTTCTGAAAGTGAAGTTCAAAAATTCCTTAACGGCTGTTGGAAGATGAGAACATGATATGGCCACATGAATGGGAACGCCATTACGAATATCATTGATGAAGTTGGATATGAACG carries:
- a CDS encoding DUF3050 domain-containing protein yields the protein MTEVQQAIPQLDRLLCNVNPFTERVVNHPVYGSLNTISDVRKFMEFHVYAVWDFMSLLKALQREFCNTDIPWLPPRNSEASRFITEIVLAEETDRDPEGRYISHFELYLEAMREIGADTTFISNFINDIRNGVPIHVAISCSHLPTAVKEFLNFTFRTIETGKTHCMAAAFSLGREDVIPKMFSKILNDNVLHLPVPKFQYYVERHIELDGEDHGPLAWNLLQTLCGDSELKWEEASETACNALHFRANLWSYIHTQLR